A part of Aspergillus oryzae RIB40 DNA, chromosome 7 genomic DNA contains:
- a CDS encoding uncharacterized protein (ATP-dependent RNA helicase A): protein MFIVMLRALKDLKRAPSFSTAKCSGGPTEISISTDQEAYHELNKVDSSLGLPVGRPWKPDTGSGKSTQVPQMLLDDAMVKGSGSLIAATSLAKRVAKERRESLGYSIGYQIRFDSRRPTRLDSITYCILTMLHSKSYLVSFSHIILDEVHERALDLDLLMLFLRNLSVIVMSRLPAPHLRIPGRAFPVGKHYLDEVIESLSRFYSPRALSLLIDEPQTAKYFRRYNLLPVTDRLNFGEQGIDGGQHSHDPSLPQSSPSMLREEDPLIPLGLICAVICHVLSSTEGGSILVFLPGLRHIMAVESAVRKYGKMLGCDFSDCSRYKILQLHSNLPDGQKELFSPVSRACRRVILSTDVAETSITISDVKVVIDPGKVNQRIYVPHSRTTRQGWQSPAGEYFALFTRDMHKSFRITRFPGMMREDLQQATLQVKRTVSSASIQDTLRDSIEPPDAAKVDLAISNLQLLRALDEKERLTPLGVLLSELPLDPCRAKLILLGVIFRCLDTLLIIGVIGGDQSLFYSSPVQETRNDVHRTRVEFSRNTWSDHLSAANAFKATREVWYRKGRAAAFGFAVSNHIHFDRVYEVLQAARHTLEFLAKRKIISCHEHLDERFQFGGASLNTNSWRTPLIKALLFHVMYPNLAAPSSASRRRYYTETNDMTHMSPSSVNSTERPRSLFIFNSTTKPSSGDTYVLKQTSHVTPLAACLLGGRLHGSGRRICMDSWLGFLVQANEGSGGDRAARLLIELRKTLQIVRQPLYPACIVWEH, encoded by the exons ATGTTTATTGTCATGCTTAGGGCCTTGAAGGATTTAAAACGTGccccctccttttccacTGCAAAATGCAGTGGAGGGCCAACGGAGATTTCTATTTCTACTGACCAGGAGGCTTACCATGAGCTGAACAAAGTCGATAGCTCATTGGGCTTGCCTGTTGGTAGGCCGTGGAAAC CAGATACTGGCTCCGGAAAGTCAACACAAGTGCCCCAGATGCTGCTCGACGATGCTATGGTCAAGGGCTCTGGAAGTCT AATAGCAGCGACTTCACTAGCTAAGCGGGttgcgaaagaaagaagggaatcACTTGGATACTCCATAGGGTATCAAATTAGATTCGATTCTCGGCGTCCCACAAGGTTGGACTCAATCACGTATTGCATCCTCACTATGCTACATTCCAAGTCCTACCTGGTGTCTTTCTCCCACATCATACTCGATGAAGTTCACGAACGAGCCCTTGACCTCGACTTACTCATGCTTTTTCTAAGAAACTTGTCG GTTATTGTGATGA GTCGCTTGCCTGCTCCACATCTCCGTATTCCCGGCCGCGCTTTCCCTGTTGGCAAACATTACCTAGATGAGGTCATCGAATCTTTATCTAGGTTCTACTCCCCGCGAGCGCTATCATTATTGATCGATGAGCCCCAGACAGCAAAGTATTTTAGAAGATATAACCTTCTGCCAGTGACAGACCGCCTGAATTTTGGTGAACAAGGGATCGATGGGGGCCAGCATTCGCATGATCCGAGCTTACcacaatcttctccatccatgcttcgagaagaagatcctttGATACCACTAGGCCTCATATGCGCCGTTATCTGTCATGTCTTGTCTAGTACCGAGGGTGGCTCtatcctggtcttcctccccggCTTACGTCACATCATGGCCGTTGAAAGTGCCGTCCGAAAATATGGAAAGATGCTAGGCTGTGACTTCTCTGACTGTAGTCGTTACAAGATTTTGCAGCTCCATTCGAACCTTCCCGATGGTCAGAAAGAGCTTTTTAGTCCAGTTTCGCGAGCTTGTCGCCGAGTTATCTTGTCTACTGATGTGGCCGAAACCTCGATAACTATTTCAGATGTGAAGGTTGTCATTGATCCAGGAAAGGTAAATCAAAGAATTTACGTGCCACACTCAAGGACAACCCG GCAGGGCTGGCAGAGTCCAGCAGGAGAGTACTTTGCTCTTTTTACGAGGGATATGCACAAGTCTTTCCGCATCACCAGATTTCCAGGAATGATGCGGGAGGACTTGCAACAGGCTACTTTGCAAGTGAAGCGGACAGTATCGTCTGCCTCCATCCAGGACACCTTACGAGATTCCATTGAACCTCCGGACGCGGCCAAGGTGGACTTGGCAATTAGTAACCTACAACTTTTGAGAGCActggatgagaaagagagactTACCCCCCTCGGAGTCCTTCTCTCAGAGCTGCCACTTGACCCTTGCCGCGCTAAGCTGATTCTGTTGGGGGTTATATTTCGCTGCCTCGATACGCTTCTCATTATTGGGGTAATCGGGGGCGACCAATCTTTGTTCTACTCATCGCCGGTCCAGGAGACACGTAATGATGTGCACAGGACTCGTGTAGAATTTTCACGAAACACCTGGAGCGACCACCTCAGCGCGGCCAACGCATTCAAGGCGACCCGTGAGGTTTGGTATCGAAAGGGTCGTGCAGCCGCATTTGGGTTCGCAGTATCGAACCATATACACTTCGATCGCGTCTATGAAGTGCTACAGGCGGCCCGTCATACGCTTGAGTTCCTAGCTAAGAGAAAGATTATCTCCTGCCATGAGCACCTGGATGAGCGCTTCCAGTTTGGAGGTGCCAGTTTGAATACCAATTCATGGCGTACCCCACTCATCAAAGCTCTGCTATTTCATGTCATGTATCCCAACCTTGCAGCCCCTTCGTCAGCTTCGCGCAGGCGTTACTATACTGAGACAAATGATATGACACACATGTCACCCTCTTCTGTCAATTCCACGGAGCGACCAAGGAGTCTGTTCATCTTTAATTCGACGACCAAGCCTTCTTCGGGGGACACGTATGTTCTAAAGCAAACTTCACATGTCACGCCGCTCGCCGCTTGCCTCCTGGGAGGGCGACTCCATGGAAGTGGCCGCAGAATATGCATGGACTCTTGGCTGGGCTTCCTAGTCCAGGCCAATGAGGGGTCGGGAGGCGATCGTGCAGCCAGATTATTGATTGAACTTCGAAAGACACTACAAATAGTACGCCAGCCATTATATCCCGCGTGTATCGTTTGGGAACATTAA
- a CDS encoding oxidoreductase-like domain-containing protein (predicted protein) — MSASEVKEHFLPQCSSQQPSDTTEFLFMGKGRSVFKMAPCLSGMGHVLPINQARSLPASALSIGRYAQFPSTRRTASHAHTKSQDTTAYLNNSETPQAHPLSGYYHDILSSRSPYSRQASSSRPISEEPDDEPSISSKIEPQSPQDKMSIVFGTRLAGPGRSSRYNPGATPSESTWKTINGVAIPPRPEEPDNCCMSGCVHCVWDDFRDEMEDWAARVAQAKAKGTSEGPTGDLLHTPRAEVASASTSMDDDGGGSETKWTIPDQADDLFASIPVGIREFMKTEKKLKQKHQQHGEGS, encoded by the coding sequence ATGTCTGCCTCGGAAGTCAAAGAACACTTTCTCCCACAGTGTTCTTCCCAGCAACCTTCCGACACTACTGAGTTTCTCTTCATGGGTAAAGGGCGATCGGTGTTCAAAATGGCCCCCTGCTTGTCGGGCATGGGTCATGTTCTACCTATAAATCAGGCGCGCTCTCTCCCTGCGTCAGCATTGTCTATCGGACGATATGCACAGTTTCCCTCGACCCGACGGACTGCTAGCCATGCGCATACCAAGTCCCAGGATACGACAGCATACTTGAACAATTCAGAAACCCCTCAAGCACATCCATTATCGGGGTATTATCATGACATTCTCTCATCTCGCTCTCCTTACAGTCGTCAAGCAAGTTCCTCGCGTCCTATTTCTGAAGAACCGGATGATGAgccgtcaatatcttcgaaaATCGAGCCTCAGTCGCCGCAGGACAAGATGTCTATTGTGTTCGGCACTCGCCTTGCTGGCCCCGGTCGCTCTTCACGGTATAATCCCGGTGCGACGCCATCAGAGTCTACATGGAAAACTATAAATGGGGTTGCGATACCGCCTAGGCCAGAGGAACCTGACAATTGCTGCATGAGTGGCTGTGTACATTGTGTCTGGGATGATTTTCgtgatgaaatggaagattGGGCGGCGAGGGTCGCGCAGGCTAAGGCCAAAGGCACTTCGGAAGGGCCGACTGGGGATTTGCTCCACACTCCAAGGGCCGAGGTTGCTTCTGCGAGCACTAGCATGGATGACGATGGAGGCGGAAGTGAGACAAAGTGGACTATTCCCGATCAGGCAGACGATCTGTTTGCCAGCATCCCGGTTGGGATTCGAGAGTTTATGAAGACGGAGAAAAAattgaaacaaaaacaccagcaacatggagaaggatcATGA
- a CDS encoding 60S ribosomal protein eL13 (60S Ribosomal protein L13): protein MAIKHNNQILNQHFRKDWQRRVRVHFDQPGRKHRRREARLAKAAAVAPRPVDKLRPVVRCPTVKYNRRVRAGRGFTLAELKEAGIPKKLASTIGIAVDHRRVNYSKESLVANVDRLKDYKARLILFPRKSGQFKKLDSSAEEVSAAKAAFAAEGKTEGYATRANATLPIKNLTAEEAVTEIKRDDLPKGEEAAYRRLREARSEARHKGIREKRARAKAEEESAAKK from the exons ATG GCGATCAAGCACAACAACCAGATTCTCAACCAGC ACTTCCGCAAGGACTGGCAGCGTCGTGTGCGCGTGCACTTCGACCAG CCTGGCCGCAAGCACCGCCGTCGTGAGGCCCGTCTTGCGAAGGCCGCCGCTGTTGCCCCTCGTCCGGTTGACAAGCTGCGTCCCGTTGTGCGTTGCCCTACTGTCAAGTACAACCGCCGTGTCCGTGCCGGTCGTGGATTCACTCTCGCTGAGCTGAAG GAAGCCGGAATCCCCAAGAAGCTCGCTTCTACCATCGGTATCGCCGTTGACCACCGCCGTGTCAACTACTCCAAGGAGTCGCTGGTCGCCAATGTTGATCGTCTCAAGGACTACAAGGCCCGCTTGATCCTCTTCCCCCGCAAGAGTGGTCAGTTCAAGAAGCTTGACTCTTCTGCTGAAGAGGTCAGCGCTGCCAAGGCTGCCTTCGCCGCTGAGGGCAAGACTGAGGGTTATGCCACTCGCGCCAATGCTACCCTTCCCATCAAGAACCTCACTGCTGAGGAGGCTGTCACTGAGATCAAGCGTGATGACCTGCCCAAGGGTGAGGAGGCTGCCTACCGCCGTTTGCGCGAGGCCCGCAGTGAAGCCCGCCACAAGGGTATCCGGGAGAAGCGTGCTAGGGCTaaggccgaggaggagtCCGCCGCCAAGAAATAA
- a CDS encoding uncharacterized protein (predicted protein), producing the protein MPRDPELQLSQCSLAPPAEISGPVSPTRRTSLSASPDISVRAESHTSRSERGKFFSPPSLSSSDMTPPPSSQITGAPLRQSRSRSNSYLASPPDIEKTLCVAYGASENLPTTEEIDTADESKLRAIAKELLSVAQEARMSALHFKLQNSLLSFTSNEAIKRAEVEHKLARREVEIIQSSEYRRRHSENKPPQKIANVELELAHKRNQELERVNATLDRRLRRAKKLIDQEKVKSDRLGEENSLLKGRIRDNRKHLSLMIEHGSLSPSPQTEIQTPHRKSVPHFADNSHHMASDENHNPFAALLAADRVLNRESPSAMSTSNQNGAQQQFGNHHVRSAHTLPSLPMTPSRSRIAQQESQYFTLNKDSQPQRRDRDSTISASDTEEAESEDDGPSHADLVTTNMFRHSRSDHQNVTRVANAPKSSTLLQTTLFGQIRKAGVERPSSSLKRKASFDSVTSKKSKAEERVGLGIDTWNNNSRS; encoded by the coding sequence ATGCCACGAGACCCCGAACTCCAGCTCTCACAGTGTTCTCTAGCGCCTCCGGCAGAGATCTCTGGTCCAGTTAGTCCCACTCGGCGTACAAGtctctctgcttctccagatATAAGTGTAAGAGCCGAAAGCCACACCTCGCGTTCTGAGAGAGGAAagttcttttcccctccgtCACTATCATCATCAGATATGACTCCTCCCCCATCGTCGCAGATCACTGGAGCCCCTCTTCGACAATCAAGGTCCCGATCTAATTCATACCTTGCATCTCCGCCTGATATCGAGAAGACGCTATGTGTCGCTTATGGAGCTTCCGAGAACCTCCCCACTACTGAGGAAATTGATACTGCTGACGAATCCAAACTTCGTGCGATCGCCAAAGAGCTACTAAGCGTAGCTCAAGAGGCTCGTATGTCAGCGCTGCACTTCAAGTTGCAGAATAGTCTACTATCATTCACAAGCAACGAGGCCATTAAGCGTGCCGAGGTTGAGCATAAATTGGCTAGAAGAGAAGTCGAGATTATCCAGAGCTCTGAATATCGCCGTCGTCATTCAGAAAATAAGCCGCCACAAAAAATTGCCAATGTGGAATTAGAACTTGCTCACAAACGTAATCAAGAACTGGAGAGGGTCAATGCTACACTTGACCGGCGGCTTCGCCGAGCGAAGAAACTTATCGACCAGGAGAAAGTGAAGTCCGATCGACTCGGGGAAGAGAATTCTTTGTTGAAAGGCCGTATCAGAGATAACAGAAAACATCTTTCCTTGATGATTGAGCATGGTTCATTATCTCCCAGTCCACAAACCGAGATCCAGACTCCCCATAGAAAGTCTGTTCCTCACTTTGCCGATAATAGCCACCATATGGCCAGCGATGAAAACCATAATCCTTTCGCTGCTCTTCTGGCGGCGGACCGTGTTCTGAACAGAGAGTCTCCAAGTGCGATGTCCACATCAAATCAGAATGGCGCACAGCAACAGTTTGGCAATCACCATGTGCGTAGTGCACATACactgccttctcttcctatgACGCCGTCTCGGTCTCGGATAGCTCAACAAGAAAGTCAATACTTCACTCTAAACAAAGATTCTCAACCCCAGCGTCGGGATAGAGACAGCACTATATCAGCATCCGACACCGAGGAGGCCGAAAGTGAAGACGACGGTCCTTCTCACGCTGATTTAGTGACAACAAATATGTTTCGCCATAGTCGTTCAGACCATCAGAATGTTACGAGAGTGGCAAACGCCCCTAAATCGAGCACTTTACTTCAAACAACACTCTTTGGTCAGATTAGAAAAGCAGGAGTCGAGCGTCCCTCCAGCAGTCTCAAACGCAAGGCGAGTTTTGATAGTGtgacctcgaagaaatcgaaaGCGGAGGAACGAGTGGGTCTCGGTATTGACACATGGAACAATAACAGCCGTTCCTAA
- a CDS encoding uncharacterized protein (leucine-rich repeat protein), whose amino-acid sequence MDKQQKLSARPSGIPRLASRLPLPTSTASKSIKPSPSREKLRTDTGVDTARLRRPSEEPLFKKPLPKYSVPKKTQNGLPQRRDVSQTRMSDGGKSETDSVLFRHGTDVSVDDADTRGRARPSLSERTIETLSQIPPSPSSSRHSSFFNGTSPMRSPSRPPSALSSCSRSPSRSSSSRQQIGGDFFRPSSAMRLPSRSRQSLYVGGTSAELNSVTSSDSASKLKLPTSRTSTFRDTKHTLSTLRGSSGTAVIQIPDTNITQEGLHVKKTRKTPTKTHQNSRAPTKMPKSPSTKATTLDLTLEQQSEMETRRTSRSSSALRESIAKAKAARKAAMQSVDNSQSSSLDELSVEDPFNQRPKDSNKGLLRKRLEAGRTSGHLNIAAMSLTALPEEVMTMYDFDPDSVTEWYESVDIVKFIAADNEFVELPDSAFPDTDPEDQDADERGNQFGGLEVLDLHGNLLRSLPIGFRRLQRLHTLNLSNNKLNLEDIQIIMEMESVKDLKLAKNHLQGSFPADIKNLSNLEVLDLHSNSLTELPNEVAYLTSLRVLNVGDNHLSTLPFEGLSKLSLKELSAPNNRLKDTLLPASVQALMTLQYLNVTGNSLTKLSNHDTLELPNLHTLAISMNRIQCLPDVSSWQALLSLSAENNSIADLPRGFTDLKAVRNVDLTGNNISKLDERIGLMESLVIFRIANNPLRERKYLNMSPEDLKRELRNRCEPEPQDTDDEEGSVATQFTLAPEAPAQSGVWQVKPGGVLDRSYADLQDLDMDHLERINPHEVRCLYLQHNELRCIPAPTLSMLALNLTDLDLSHNPLDSTSLSPTSLDLPSLQILNLSATGLTSLEPLLASLQAPSLTFLDVSNNRICGSLPPVRQTYPSLMTFLAADNQFDSLEFDAIQGLQVLDIGNNNISFLPPKLGLLRAEGCSKNWGNGSALKRFEVAGNSFRVPRWQIVAKGTDAILEWLKDRIPAEDLCQWEPDDESSI is encoded by the coding sequence ATGGATAAACAACAGAAATTATCGGCCCGACCGAGTGGAATTCCTCGATTAGCCTCCAGACTACCGCTCCCGACATCTACCGCTTCAAAGTCGATCAAGCCCTCCCCATCTCGCGAAAAGCTACGGACAGATACTGGCGTCGATACAGCTAGACTTCGAAGACCTTCAGAGGAACCATTATTCAAAAAGCCGCTCCCTAAATACTCGGTGCCAAAAAAGACTCAGAATGGCCTGCCACAAAGGAGGGATGTCTCTCAGACTAGAATGAGCGATGGCGGAAAGTCGGAAACAGATAGTGTATTGTTTAGGCATGGGACTGATGTATCAGTTGATGATGCAGACACTCGAGGTCGTGCGCGGCCTTCACTGTCAGAACGAACAATTGAGACATTGTCCCAAATCCCTCCTTCGCCGAGTTCTTCGAGGCATTCTAGTTTCTTTAATGGGACTAGCCCCATGCGCTCTCCATCCCGTCCACCTTCAGCGCTGTCAAGTTGCTCGAGGTCACCTTCCAGGTCATCGTCGTCGCGTCAACAAATCGGCGGTGACTTCTTTCGCCCATCGTCTGCAATGCGGCTCCCTTCAAGGTCACGCCAGTCACTGTATGTGGGCGGCACATCGGCCGAGCTAAACAGCGTGACGAGTTCGGATAGTGCTTCAAAATTGAAGCTGCCTACTTCAAGGACAAGTACTTTTAGAGATACGAAGCATACCCTGTCAACTCTCCGTGGAAGCTCAGGTACAGCCGTTATACAGATTCCTGATACGAATATTACGCAGGAAGGACTTCACGTGAAGAAAACGAGAAAGACACCGACAAAAACACACCAGAATTCAAGGGCGCCTACAAAAATGCCAAAATCACCTTCCACTAAGGCCACGACCCTTGACTTGACGCTTGAGCAGCAATCTGAGATGGAAACCAGAAGAACTTCAAGGTCATCGAGCGCACTAAGGGAAAGCATcgcaaaagcaaaagctgcACGGAAAGCAGCGATGCAAAGCGTCGATAATTCCCAGTCCTCATCCTTGGATGAACTAAGTGTTGAAGACCCATTCAACCAGCGACCAAAGGATTCGAACAAAGGGCTCCTTCGAAAACGTCTCGAAGCAGGTCGCACCTCAGGTCATTTAAATATTGCGGCCATGTCCTTGACAGCATTACCAGAGGAAGTCATGACTATGTATGATTTCGACCCTGACTCGGTCACAGAGTGGTATGAGAGTGTAGACATTGTCAAGTTCATTGCTGCAGATAACGAGTTCGTCGAACTTCCAGATTCCGCTTTCCCAGACACCGACCCAGAGGATCAAGATGCTGATGAGAGGGGAAACCAGTTTGGTGGGCTGGAAGTTCTCGACTTACACGGAAACCTATTGCGCTCACTGCCAATTGGTTTCAGGCGATTACAGCGTCTTCATACACTCAATCTTTCAAATAATAAGCTAAACTTGGAAGACATACAAATCATCATGGAGATGGAGTCTGTAAAGGACCTCAAGCTAGCGAAGAATCACCTGCAGGGATCATTCCCTGCCGATATAAAGAATCTGAGCAACCTGGAAGTTCTTGACCTCCATAGCAACTCTCTCACAGAGCTACCGAATGAAGTTGCGTACCTGACTTCCCTACGAGTTCTGAACGTGGGTGATAATCATCTGTCCACTTTGCCTTTCGAGGGCCTAAGCAAGCTTTCACTGAAAGAGCTCAGCGCTCCCAACAATCGTTTAAAGGATACTTTGTTACCCGCTTCTGTACAGGCGCTTATGACCTTACAATATCTGAATGTAACTGGCAATTCCCTAACAAAGCTTTCTAACCACGACACATTGGAACTCCCCAATCTACACACTCTAGCAATCAGCATGAACCGCATCCAGTGTTTGCCAGATGTTTCTTCTTGGCAGGCACTCCTGAGTTTGTCAGCGGAGAATAATAGCATAGCAGACCTACCACGAGGATTCACTGACTTGAAGGCCGTTCGAAACGTTGACTTGACGGGGAACAATATCTCAAAACTGGACGAAAGAATTGGGTTGATGGAAAGCCTTGTTATATTTCGAATCGCGAACAACCCTCTTAGGGAGCGAAAATATCTGAATATGTCTCCTGAGGACTTAAAGCGCGAGCTCCGAAACCGGTGCGAGCCAGAGCCACAAGATACcgatgacgaagagggcTCGGTCGCAACCCAATTTACGCTCGCACCTGAGGCCCCAGCTCAATCAGGCGTTTGGCAAGTCAAACCTGGGGGAGTCCTCGACAGATCGTACGCTGATCTTCAAGACCTGGATATGGATCATCTGGAACGTATAAACCCGCATGAGGTCAGATGTCTTTACCTGCAACATAATGAATTACGCTGTATCCCGGCACCGACTCTCAGTATGCTCGCGCTTAATTTGACTGATCTTGATCTTTCACACAATCCACTGGATAGCACTTCGCTTTCTCCCACATCTCTTGATTTACCCAGTCTCCAAATCCTCAACTTGAGTGCCACCGGCTTAACCAGTCTTGAGCCACTATTAGCCAGTCTTCAAGCCCCCTCGCTCACATTTCTAGATGTATCGAATAACCGCATTTGTGGGTCTCTACCACCGGTCCGTCAAACTTATCCAAGCCTGATGACATTCCTCGCTGCCGATAACCAATTTGATAGCCTGGAATTTGACGCCATCCAAGGCCTTCAGGTTCTGGATATAGGCAATAACAATATCAGTTTTCTACCTCCAAAGCTGGGCCTTCTAAGAGCCGAGGGTTGCAGTAAGAACTGGGGCAATGGATCGGCGCTGAAGAGATTCGAGGTTGCGGGTAATAGCTTCCGCGTCCCTCGCTGGCAAATTGTTGCCAAAGGAACAGATGCTATCCTCGAATGGTTGAAGGATCGGATACCTGCTGAAGATCTTTGTCAATGGGAGCCGGATGATGAATCGAGCATATAA
- a CDS encoding uncharacterized protein (predicted protein): MSTKLHVTLTTTLTLVEQFHLTLSSPSGNPASTELSGRDALPLLSASSTALKSQVTKLSLLAITSPFTSSAVGSVLSNLNGSVLPSFVTAALLITPTDHTKAFQAEALSLTKTGLNELSSLVKEVQLIAERNDEVQDHMEKKGIELSQNEKDLVTVATGRVWGACDALIDLASNGVVGFIIRRVEEWRDLVRDAVEEIDEWNPDEEGDEFFDELLSDDGKQSLGKDSEGESSEDSSDSEDTAVLYELKRTSIRLLKPVVQIYPAIITNRLKKVPEFSPSLANQLESLMTNLHRIPEQVDEVAGALYEGDLERSIRYLKRTKDCAVEAVKLVVLPWVEQNVTDSQQNAEDKFTNWSKTWLKVIDEVSKPLDDIKEAKLQ; encoded by the coding sequence ATGTCAACAAAGCTTCACGTCACTCTTACAACTACCCTTACACTCGTGGAGCAATTCCACTTGACCTTGTCGTCGCCCTCTGGAAACCCAGCCTCTACAGAACTCTCAGGCAGAGATGcacttcccctcctttcaGCATCGTCGACAGCCCTTAAGTCACAAGTCACTAAGCTTTCGCTCTTGGCCATCACCTCTCCATTTACGTCCTCCGCCGTCGGCTCCGTCCTCTCCAACTTGAACGGATCAGTACTCCCGTCGTTTGTGACAGCGGCTCTACTCATTACACCAACCGATCACACCAAAGCATTTCAAGCCGAGGCTCTGTCGCTAACGAAGACAGGGCTGAACGAACTGTCATCGCTTGTGAAAGAAGTTCAGTTAATCGCAGAGAGAAATGATGAAGTACAGGATcacatggaaaagaagggaatcgAACTGTCGCAGAATGAGAAAGACCTCGTTACGGTAGCTACAGGACGGGTTTGGGGTGCTTGCGATGCCTTGATTGACCTCGCTTCAAATGGTGTTGTTGGGTTTATAATACGGCGTgtggaagaatggagagattTGGTACGAGATGCAGTAGAAGAGATTGACGAATGGAATCCTGATGAAGAAGGGGATGAGTTCTTCGATGAACTTCTGAGCGACGATGGGAAACAGAGTCTTGGGAAAGATAGTGAGGGCGAATCATCTGAGGATAGCAGCGACAGCGAAGATACCGCTGTGCTTTATGAACTGAAAAGGACTTCTATTCGGTTGCTCAAACCAGTGGTCCAAATTTACCCCGCAATCATCACAAATCGCCTGAAGAAGGTCCCCGAATTCTCGCCCTCCCTTGCTAACCAGCTGGAATCCCTTATGACGAACCTCCACCGCATTCCGGAGCAGGTTGACGAAGTAGCGGGAGCACTTTATGAAGGGGATCTAGAACGGTCTATTCGGTACTtgaaaagaacaaaggaCTGTGCTGTTGAAGCGGTCAAGTTAGTGGTTCTGCCTTGGGTTGAACAGAATGTGACCGACAGTCAGCAAAACGCCGAGGATAAATTTACTAACTGGTCGAAGACATGGTTGAAAGTGATTGATGAGGTCAGTAAACCTCTTGATGACATCAAGGAAGCGAAGTTACAGTGA
- the arp6 gene encoding actin family protein (actin-related protein - Arp6p), which translates to MGTTKPRPSGKASLAAAQTLPERTFIIDNGAYTMKAGYAPDSITEDETEALSACSVISNALVKTRDNRVYVGSQLGTHVTDWNELMFRRPVEKGYTVNWEAQKEIWEHSFFDEKTVRSKDLRIAKPEETTLVLTEAPNALPALQKNADEIVMEEWGFGGYLRCVGMVVNDTVILLLGYLANIAILGPSLNAWNEVQSLFGDPIVQKYDSAVSPRECLLVVDSGYSHTTVTPLYKGQPLQRAIRRLDLGGKHLTNYLKEMVSMRQYNMVDEAYIINEVKEAVCYVSDDFARDMEQTWKGNRKRGQFDPDEGVTVDYVLPDPNGSKKGFMRPHDPLLNAKKRKSALSGATAEALSEDVLVLSNERFTVPEILFNPSDIGMKQAGITDMILQSLSVLPTGLHPAFLANVLVVGGNSLIAGFMERLEKELREVASAECAVRVRQPQDSIRSTWLGASRLATNKDEMKKVAITRQEYQENGSVWTGRKFAGTL; encoded by the exons ATGGGAACCACCAAACCGCGCCCTTCTGGAAAAGCTTCCCTCGCAGCCGCCCAAACTTTACCCGAGAGGACTTTCATAATCGACAATGGCGCGTATACGATGAAAGCCGGCTATGCGCCCGACTCTATCACGGAAGATGAAACAGAGGCACTATCCGCCTGTTCTGTTATTTCTAATGCGCTCGTTAAGACTCGCGACAACCGCGTTTACGTGGGTTCGCAACTTGGTACTCATGTTACGGATTGGAACGAGTTGATGTTTCGACGTCCGGTCGAGAAGGGATATACTGTGAACTGGGAAGCGCAAAAGGAAATCTGGGAGCATTCATTCTTTGACGAAAAGACTGTACGAAGCAAGGACCTGCGGATTGCCAAACCGGAAGAAACGACTCTTGTGCTTACCGAGGCTCCAAACGCGTTACCGGCGCTGCAGAAGAACGCAGACGAGATTGTGATGGAGGAGTGGGGCTTTGGTGGCTATTTAAGATGCGTGGGTATGGTAGTAAATGACACTGTTATACTGCTGCTTGGTTATCTGGCTAATATTGCCATTTTAGGTCCGTCGCTAAACGCCTGGAACGAAGTCCAATCTTTATTTGGAGACCCCATCGTGCAGAAGTATGACTCGGCTGTTTCGCCAAGAGAATGCCTCCTCGTGGTCGATTCGGGCTATTCTCACACCACAGTTACACCACTGTACAAAGGCCAACCTCTTCAGCGTGCCATTCGCAGACTTGACCTTGGAGGCAAACATCTAACGAACTATCTGAAGGAGATGGTATCAATGAGGCAATACAacatggtggatgaagcaTATATCATTAATGAAGTGAAGGAAGCAGTGTGCTATGTCAGTGATGATTTTGCTCGTGATATGGAACAGACTTGGAAGGGCAACCGAAAGCGTGGCCAATTCGATCCTGACGAAGGTGTCACGGTCGACTATGTCCTGCCAGACCCAAATGGGAGCAAAAAAGGGTTTATGCGACCTCATGATCCTCTATTGAAtgccaagaagaggaaaagtgcACTCTCAGGTGCTACCGCCGAGGCCTTATCTGAGGATGTCTTGGTCCTGAGCAACGAGCGTTTCACAGTCCCTGAGATTCTATTCAACCCAAGTGACATCGGCATGAAGCAGGCTGGCATTACGGATATGattctccagagcctttcGGTGCTGCCCACGGGGTTACACCCCGCCTTCCTGGCAAATGTGTTAGTTGTTGGAGGAAACTCCTTGATTGCTGGATTTATGGAAAGACT GGAGAAGGAATTGCGTGAAGTCGCTTCGGCAGAATGCGCTGTGAGGGTTCGACAGCCTCAGGA TTCAATTCGCTCCACATGGCTTGGGGCAAGTCGATTGGCCACCAATAAagatgaaatgaagaaagttGCTATCACTCGCCAGGAATATCAAGAGAATGGCTCTGTTTGGACTGGGAGGAAATTTGCTGGCACTTTATGA